AGATCAATGAAGGAGAGGCCCAGCCATGAGCAAGCCGGGACAGCGGGTACTGGCCGCGCTACGGCAGATGATCCTGTCCGGCGAACTGACGGCGGGCGAACGGCTGGCGGAGATTCCCACCGCCGAGCGCTTCGCCGTGTCGCGCATGCCGGTGCGGCTGGCCTTGCGCACCCTGGCCCAGGAGGGCTTGCTGGAAAGTAGTGGCGCCCGTGGCTATCAGGTGCGGGCGCTCACGAGCGCGGATCTAGAAGGCGCGGTGGAAGTGCGCGGCGTGCTGGAAGGCCTGGCTGCGCGCCAGGCGGCCGAACGCGGCCTCGATGAGGCGACGCGGACCGTGCTGGAAGACTGCCTGCGCCGTGGCGATCGCCTGTTCGCCAAGGGGCATGTGCTGCTGGAGGATCTGGAGGAATACCACGACCTCAATCGCGGCTTCCACCAGGCCATCGTCGCGGCCAGTGGCAATCCGGCCATCGCCGTGGCCCTGGGGCGCCATGAGCATCTGCCCTTCGCCTCGGTGAGCGCCCTGGCGGTGGATGCGCAGAATCTCGAGCGCGAATACCGCCGCTTCAACTTCGCCCACCTGCAGCACCATGCGGTCTTCGACGCCCTGGTGCGCGGCCAGGGTGCGCGGGCCGAGGGCATCATGCGCGAGCATGCCCAGGCGACCCTGGGCTATGCGCGGTGGTTTGGTGGGGAAGAGGGGGCGGCGGGGGAGGTTAAGGTGTTGGTGTGAGGCTAAGCGGCCCTCACCCCGGCCCTCTCCCTGAGGGAGAGGGGGAGGTTAGGTGTGCTTGGGGCGTCAGAGATCCAGCACCAGGCGCTCGCCCTTGGCGCGGGAGCAACAGGGGGTGAAGCGGTCGTTGGCGGCGTGCTCGGCCGCGGAGAGAAAGAGGTCGTGGTGCTCGGGTTCGCCAGCCAGTACCGGGGTCACGCAGGTGCCACAGAGGCCCTGGCCGCAGGACACCGGCAGGACGATGCCGAGGTCGGCCAGCACCTGGACCACGCTGCGCTCGGCCGGTACCTGGACGCAGCGTCCGCTACGCGCCAGCTCCACCTCGAAGGGCCGCTGTTCGCCCTGAGCGGCGGGATCGGCGGCGAAGAATTCGCGATGGATCTGTCCGGGTTGCCAGCCCTGGGCCTGGGCGGCCTCGACCACGGCGGCCATGAAGCCGGCGGGACCGCAGACATAGAGGTGGTCGTCCGGCGCCGCCGGACCGAGCAGGTGCTGGAAGTTGGGTCTCAGCGCCGGCTCCTGTTGGTCGAAATGCACCTTGACCCGGTCGGCATAGGGACGCGCCTTGAGCCAGGGAATGAAGGCGGCGTGTTCGCGATCCCGCACCAGATAGCGCAGCTGGAAATGGGCGCCCTGCTGGTGGAGCTGTTCGGCCATGGCCAGGAGCGGGGTGATGCCGATGCCGCCGGCCAGCAGCTGGGTACGGCGCGCGCTCGGGACCAGGGCGAACAGATTGCGTGGCTCGCTTACCTGCAGGCGGTCGCCCACCTGCAAGCTATGCATGGCCTGGGAACCTCCGCGAGAATCGGGCACGAGCAGGACGGCGATGCGATAGCGGGTGGGTGCCGGTTCGGGCGTGATGCACAGGGAGTAATGACGGATCAGGCCGTCGCCCAGGGTGACTTCCAAATGGGCACCGGCCGTGAAGCCGGGCAGGGGGCTGCCGTCGGCGCGGGCCAGGTCGAAGGCCAGGATGCTGGGCGCCTCGCGCTGCACGGCAGTGACGATCAGATCGAGCATGAGGCGTCTCCTAGGCGATCTGCCGGACCGGGATGCCGGTGGCGGCCTGTTCCGTGGCCAGCAGGCGGTCGATGATCTGCCGCGATTGCACGCCGCCGGCATCGATATTGAGCTTGAGCAGGCCACGTTCCGGATAGCGCAACAGGTTCTGCTGCTGGCGTTCGAGCATCTCCAGGTCTTCGCTGAAGATCTTGCCCTGGCCTTCGCGGATGCTGGCGGTGAGTTCGGCATCCTGCGGCTTGAAGTTGCGCGCCATGCCCCAGAAGTACCAGATGGAGGTCTCGGTCTCGGGGGTGATGAAGTCCACCACCACGCTGGCCGCCTTGACCGCCGCCGGGGCGTGGTAGCCGCCATGGCCGGCATGGGCCACGCCCACCTCGATCATCACGTGGCTCGGCGGGGTGAAGCGGCAGATCTGCCAGCGATCCACCGGGACGTCGTCGGCCAGGCCGTTG
The window above is part of the Pseudomonas oryzihabitans genome. Proteins encoded here:
- a CDS encoding PDR/VanB family oxidoreductase, which encodes MLDLIVTAVQREAPSILAFDLARADGSPLPGFTAGAHLEVTLGDGLIRHYSLCITPEPAPTRYRIAVLLVPDSRGGSQAMHSLQVGDRLQVSEPRNLFALVPSARRTQLLAGGIGITPLLAMAEQLHQQGAHFQLRYLVRDREHAAFIPWLKARPYADRVKVHFDQQEPALRPNFQHLLGPAAPDDHLYVCGPAGFMAAVVEAAQAQGWQPGQIHREFFAADPAAQGEQRPFEVELARSGRCVQVPAERSVVQVLADLGIVLPVSCGQGLCGTCVTPVLAGEPEHHDLFLSAAEHAANDRFTPCCSRAKGERLVLDL
- a CDS encoding GntR family transcriptional regulator → MSKPGQRVLAALRQMILSGELTAGERLAEIPTAERFAVSRMPVRLALRTLAQEGLLESSGARGYQVRALTSADLEGAVEVRGVLEGLAARQAAERGLDEATRTVLEDCLRRGDRLFAKGHVLLEDLEEYHDLNRGFHQAIVAASGNPAIAVALGRHEHLPFASVSALAVDAQNLEREYRRFNFAHLQHHAVFDALVRGQGARAEGIMREHAQATLGYARWFGGEEGAAGEVKVLV